In Pollutimonas sp. M17, a single genomic region encodes these proteins:
- a CDS encoding retention module-containing protein, translating into MSTATVFKLTGQAWIRQADGSLLPLQEGASVPVGAHIVTAPGAELSLLVNGQAPIMVGGDSEVMLVGDAAGQSVTAVDADPQMATAPDSARFLERMLADVESSSNMDAAEDGAEQQGSAGRQGSAGGGDDGGSSFVRLGPVVEPTAPLSLQYPRSSEGVELHRNSGDPWTGSSDFAAAKSGGGGAVAAVTRTATISIDAISQDNLLNAKELEDDVPVRGLVGGDTKAGDRVTLIVGDEQYSGTVVVRDDGQLGFEIDVPGDVLAENGKITAIVDIGEGQTSSSELEYQIDIGIPEVSVDLLGDANDDGTYNVDEIAADGPGTVAAKVTLGAGTQIGDWLVITDGNGATLLERAVTADDLADGVSVEVPVEADGVTPVKAVATVTDAAGNTATASESKEVDNSAPAVSVELLGDANDDGVYNMDEIAAGSAGTVTAYVTLQAGTQVGDQLVIKDGTGATLLDRPVTADDLDHGVSVEVPVDAGGVTPVGVTATVTDAAGNTAWDDAGMDVDNEGPAVSVQLQGDANDDGVYNVGEIAAGAPGTVTAKVTLETGTRVGDHLVITDGDGTKLLDRPVTQDDLDEGILVEVAVDASGEKPVEVTATVTDPAGNVATDTVEKNVDNSAPGISVELQGDANDDGIYNVDEIAAGAAETVTAKVTLEAGTKAGDTLVITDGNGTELLNRAITEEDLTDGVQLEVPVGADGATPVEVTATVSDAAGNEATDSDSKNVDNVAPAVSVELLGDANGDGTYNVDEIAANDPGTVTAKVTLEAGTKVGDTLVITDGNGAELLNRTITEGDLTDGVQLEVPVGADGATPVEVTATVSDAAGNEATDSDSKNVDNVAPAVSVELLGDANGDGIYNVDEIAANDPGTVTAKVTLEAGTKVGDTLVVTDGNGTELLNRTITEGDLTGGVQLEVPVGADGTTPVEVTATVSDEAGNTAMDHDGKDVDASAPTVVVDIVSDNLVDGATSQVTFTFSEEVEGFDIGDIQITGDPNATITDLVQTSPNVWTATLNPDPDYAGVITVQVQNESYADGAGNSGAGGSDQVDVSQIVGGGSDDGAEKGSTTNGDDVINTAAGNDVVMGDQGGVVKLLEKGHDYNIAIIIDQSGSMAWKVADGSSGTYAESRMKMIKETLLELVDQMRGHDGNINVKLAGFSDGTGNTTLGTISINNLTDPATDIDALLAQIGDPELENSGLKAQGGTNFRDAFGRADAWFDTITGEYPDYENLTYFLTDGEPNVQGTAEYASVAGRGDVHAIGIGTAINLTTLNNYDNTDGGTTTTTPEELNLALVTGGTTIVPNPVGGDTISGGDGDDIIFGDAINTDGNVLPWGIDGNPERPGLLLEGSGLEGLETFLFLKNGHRATATELYEYLKEHHADFNVDGDTRGGNDTLDGGAGNDILYGQGGNDTLIGGSGSDLLNGGMGDDTFVWKNGDADAVDVPVDRIQDFGVGDDILDLSDLLQGEENSLDLTEYLHIAFDGSDTTINVSTGGSLSGDGSGFDQQIVLENFDLTAGVLDQAGLIASLIADGKLAVTEA; encoded by the coding sequence ATGTCTACTGCTACCGTTTTCAAACTAACAGGCCAGGCCTGGATACGCCAAGCCGACGGTTCACTTCTCCCTTTGCAGGAAGGCGCGAGCGTACCTGTCGGCGCGCATATTGTTACCGCTCCGGGAGCGGAACTATCCCTTTTGGTGAATGGGCAGGCTCCTATCATGGTAGGTGGGGATAGCGAAGTCATGCTTGTAGGGGACGCGGCGGGCCAGTCCGTCACTGCCGTCGATGCCGACCCGCAGATGGCCACGGCCCCCGATTCCGCTCGCTTTCTTGAGCGCATGTTGGCCGATGTCGAGTCTTCCTCCAACATGGATGCTGCGGAGGATGGCGCTGAACAGCAGGGCAGCGCGGGCCGTCAGGGTAGTGCTGGCGGTGGAGATGACGGTGGCAGCAGCTTTGTGCGGCTTGGACCCGTCGTGGAGCCGACTGCGCCGCTTAGCCTGCAATATCCCCGCTCTTCCGAAGGAGTCGAGTTACATCGCAACTCGGGAGACCCATGGACGGGCTCCAGCGACTTTGCCGCGGCCAAAAGCGGAGGGGGCGGCGCAGTTGCCGCGGTGACGCGCACAGCAACGATTTCCATCGATGCCATCAGTCAGGACAACCTCTTGAATGCCAAGGAGCTAGAGGATGATGTTCCAGTAAGAGGGCTGGTTGGTGGCGACACGAAAGCAGGCGACAGGGTAACCTTGATTGTGGGCGATGAGCAGTATTCCGGCACCGTGGTCGTTCGCGATGACGGCCAGCTGGGCTTCGAGATCGATGTGCCTGGCGATGTGCTGGCTGAAAATGGCAAGATAACGGCGATCGTCGATATTGGAGAGGGGCAGACGAGCTCATCTGAACTGGAATATCAAATCGACATCGGCATCCCCGAGGTGTCTGTCGACCTGCTGGGCGATGCCAATGACGACGGCACTTATAACGTGGACGAGATTGCGGCTGATGGTCCGGGCACGGTCGCGGCCAAGGTGACGTTGGGTGCGGGCACTCAGATAGGCGACTGGCTGGTGATCACGGACGGCAACGGCGCCACGCTGCTGGAGCGCGCGGTGACAGCCGACGATCTTGCCGATGGCGTATCGGTCGAGGTTCCGGTTGAGGCCGATGGCGTAACGCCGGTGAAGGCTGTCGCCACGGTGACGGATGCGGCAGGCAACACAGCCACGGCAAGCGAATCCAAAGAGGTGGATAATTCGGCGCCGGCGGTTTCGGTGGAGCTGCTGGGCGACGCCAATGACGACGGCGTCTACAACATGGACGAAATTGCGGCGGGTTCTGCGGGCACTGTCACGGCCTACGTGACGCTGCAGGCCGGCACCCAGGTGGGCGACCAGTTGGTCATCAAGGATGGCACTGGAGCCACGTTGTTGGATAGGCCCGTGACGGCGGACGACCTTGACCATGGTGTATCGGTGGAAGTCCCGGTGGACGCGGGCGGTGTAACGCCAGTGGGGGTGACCGCGACGGTGACGGATGCGGCGGGCAATACGGCTTGGGATGATGCCGGCATGGATGTCGACAACGAAGGGCCGGCCGTCTCGGTGCAACTGCAGGGCGATGCCAATGATGACGGTGTCTACAACGTGGGTGAAATCGCAGCCGGCGCTCCGGGAACCGTAACGGCCAAGGTGACGCTGGAGACTGGAACCCGTGTGGGCGACCACTTGGTAATTACAGACGGCGACGGCACCAAGCTGCTGGATAGGCCCGTAACGCAGGATGACCTGGACGAGGGCATACTGGTCGAAGTGGCGGTGGATGCCAGTGGCGAAAAGCCAGTGGAGGTAACGGCCACGGTGACCGATCCGGCGGGCAATGTGGCAACCGATACGGTTGAAAAGAATGTGGATAATTCGGCACCCGGGATCTCGGTCGAACTGCAAGGCGATGCCAATGATGACGGCATCTACAACGTCGATGAAATCGCGGCGGGCGCTGCGGAAACGGTCACGGCCAAGGTGACGCTGGAGGCTGGCACCAAGGCGGGCGATACGCTGGTGATCACAGACGGCAACGGCACGGAACTATTGAATCGGGCCATAACGGAAGAAGATCTGACAGACGGTGTCCAGCTTGAGGTGCCGGTGGGCGCCGATGGCGCAACACCAGTGGAAGTAACGGCCACGGTAAGCGATGCGGCGGGAAACGAGGCAACGGATAGCGACAGCAAGAATGTTGACAATGTGGCACCGGCCGTTTCGGTGGAACTGCTGGGCGATGCCAATGGCGACGGCACTTATAACGTGGACGAGATTGCGGCTAATGATCCGGGCACGGTCACGGCCAAGGTGACGCTGGAGGCCGGCACCAAGGTGGGCGATACGCTGGTGATCACAGACGGCAATGGCGCGGAACTATTGAACCGGACCATAACGGAAGGAGATCTGACAGACGGCGTCCAGCTTGAGGTGCCGGTGGGCGCCGATGGCGCAACACCTGTGGAGGTAACGGCCACGGTAAGCGATGCGGCGGGAAACGAGGCCACGGATAGCGACAGCAAGAACGTTGACAATGTGGCACCGGCCGTTTCGGTGGAGCTGCTGGGCGATGCCAATGGCGACGGCATTTATAACGTGGACGAGATTGCGGCTAATGATCCGGGCACGGTCACGGCCAAGGTGACGCTGGAGGCCGGCACCAAGGTGGGCGATACGCTGGTGGTCACAGACGGCAACGGCACGGAACTATTGAACCGGACCATAACGGAAGGAGATCTGACAGGCGGCGTCCAGCTTGAGGTGCCGGTGGGCGCCGATGGCACAACGCCTGTGGAGGTAACGGCCACGGTAAGCGACGAGGCCGGAAATACGGCGATGGACCACGATGGCAAAGACGTGGATGCGTCTGCGCCCACCGTCGTGGTCGATATCGTCTCTGACAATCTCGTCGACGGCGCGACCAGCCAGGTGACATTCACTTTCAGCGAAGAAGTCGAGGGATTCGACATCGGTGATATCCAGATCACGGGCGATCCAAATGCCACAATCACGGATCTGGTTCAGACCTCGCCGAATGTATGGACCGCCACCTTGAATCCCGATCCGGATTATGCGGGCGTCATCACCGTTCAGGTGCAGAACGAGTCGTATGCCGACGGGGCCGGCAATTCCGGCGCCGGGGGCTCGGACCAGGTCGATGTCAGCCAGATCGTCGGGGGCGGAAGCGACGATGGCGCTGAAAAAGGCAGTACCACCAATGGCGATGATGTGATCAATACGGCGGCGGGCAACGACGTGGTCATGGGCGACCAGGGCGGCGTGGTCAAGCTCCTGGAAAAAGGACACGACTACAACATTGCGATCATTATCGATCAGTCCGGCAGCATGGCCTGGAAAGTGGCCGATGGGAGCAGCGGCACTTATGCAGAGTCGCGGATGAAGATGATCAAGGAGACCTTGCTGGAGCTGGTCGACCAAATGCGGGGGCATGATGGCAATATCAATGTCAAGCTGGCTGGTTTCAGCGATGGCACTGGCAATACTACCCTGGGGACGATCAGCATTAATAATCTGACAGATCCTGCCACGGACATCGACGCCTTGCTGGCGCAGATCGGCGATCCAGAACTGGAGAACAGCGGTCTCAAGGCGCAAGGGGGAACCAACTTCAGGGACGCATTTGGCAGGGCCGATGCCTGGTTTGACACTATTACCGGAGAGTATCCCGACTATGAAAACCTGACATATTTCCTGACCGACGGAGAACCCAATGTGCAGGGGACCGCCGAATACGCTTCTGTTGCAGGAAGGGGAGATGTACACGCCATCGGCATAGGAACGGCCATCAACCTTACAACCCTGAACAACTACGACAACACCGACGGAGGAACGACCACAACCACGCCCGAGGAACTGAACCTGGCTTTGGTGACCGGCGGAACCACGATCGTTCCCAATCCGGTCGGCGGCGATACGATAAGCGGCGGGGATGGAGACGACATTATCTTCGGCGATGCGATCAACACCGATGGCAATGTATTGCCCTGGGGCATCGATGGCAATCCGGAGCGCCCCGGTCTTTTATTGGAGGGGTCGGGCCTGGAGGGGTTGGAAACCTTTCTGTTCCTGAAGAACGGGCACCGCGCCACCGCGACGGAACTGTATGAATACCTGAAAGAGCATCATGCCGATTTCAACGTCGATGGCGATACCCGTGGCGGCAATGACACGCTCGATGGTGGCGCCGGGAATGACATCCTATACGGGCAGGGCGGCAACGACACCCTGATAGGAGGCTCGGGCAGTGACCTCCTTAACGGGGGCATGGGTGACGATACCTTTGTATGGAAAAATGGGGACGCGGACGCGGTCGACGTTCCCGTCGACAGAATTCAGGATTTTGGCGTAGGGGATGACATCCTGGATCTGTCCGATCTTCTGCAAGGCGAAGAGAATTCCCTGGATCTGACGGAGTACCTGCACATTGCCTTTGACGGTTCGGACACTACAATCAATGTCAGCACCGGGGGCAGCTTGTCGGGTGATGGCAGCGGTTTCGATCAGCAAATCGTGCTGGAAAATTTCGACCTCACCGCTGGAGTCCTTGACCAGGCAGGGCTTATTGCTTCATTGATCGCCGATGGCAAGCTGGCGGTTACCGAGGCATGA
- a CDS encoding HlyD family type I secretion periplasmic adaptor subunit: MQADSKRRAGLGHPGDSSDFIADAQWSIRESRAKRSRALIWVCLAMSAVLLAWAAMGEIDEVVRGQGKVVPSRQVQIVQSLDGGVIEDILVREGEQVGAGQVLLRIDPTRYASSLGENRAESLSLKARAARLQALATGEPFTAPPDVLEAEPDLIEMEREVWRSRTRELEATLSIGRDQLKQRQDELRSTQADLEQAGRSCSLTSRELQVTRPLLKSGAVSEVDLLRLERDVARYCGERKSAAAQVDRLHGAIQEAESKIRETELNIRNDARRELSETLAKLATLSEGRAALADKVKLADIRSPVNGTVKTLVANTVGGVVQPGKEIVEIVPTDDSLLVEVRVLPRDIGFLHPGQKADVKFTAYDYAVYGGAEGEVELIGADTISDEKGNSFYLVRVRTRHAAVGDGDVLPIISGMLADVHILTGKRSLLRYLLKPVLRAKANALTER; this comes from the coding sequence ATGCAAGCTGACAGCAAACGCCGGGCAGGCCTGGGTCATCCAGGCGATTCCAGCGACTTTATCGCCGATGCCCAATGGTCTATCCGGGAAAGCCGGGCCAAACGTTCTCGCGCCCTGATCTGGGTTTGCCTGGCCATGTCGGCGGTCCTGCTTGCCTGGGCCGCTATGGGCGAGATCGATGAAGTGGTGCGCGGCCAAGGGAAGGTCGTCCCCTCCCGGCAAGTTCAAATAGTCCAAAGCCTGGACGGGGGCGTGATCGAAGATATTCTGGTCCGTGAAGGGGAACAGGTCGGAGCTGGGCAGGTCCTGCTCAGGATAGATCCTACCCGCTATGCGTCCTCATTGGGCGAGAATCGGGCGGAATCGCTGTCGCTCAAGGCTCGGGCGGCCCGGCTTCAGGCGCTGGCAACCGGAGAGCCATTTACAGCACCTCCGGACGTACTGGAAGCCGAGCCTGATTTGATTGAAATGGAGCGTGAGGTCTGGCGTTCGCGTACGCGTGAGCTGGAAGCAACCCTCAGCATAGGCCGGGACCAGCTCAAGCAAAGGCAGGACGAGTTGCGCTCAACCCAGGCCGATCTTGAACAAGCCGGCCGCAGTTGCAGCCTGACTTCGCGTGAACTGCAAGTTACCCGGCCTTTGCTTAAATCCGGCGCGGTTTCCGAAGTGGATTTATTGAGGCTGGAGCGCGATGTGGCGCGCTACTGCGGAGAACGAAAATCCGCGGCTGCGCAGGTCGATCGCCTGCACGGGGCAATCCAGGAGGCGGAGAGCAAGATTCGCGAAACTGAACTGAACATACGCAATGATGCGAGGCGGGAGCTATCTGAAACGCTTGCCAAATTGGCGACCCTGAGCGAGGGCCGTGCGGCGCTGGCTGACAAGGTAAAGCTGGCTGATATTCGGTCGCCGGTGAACGGCACCGTCAAAACTCTTGTGGCCAACACGGTTGGCGGGGTTGTCCAGCCGGGCAAGGAAATTGTGGAGATCGTTCCCACCGACGATTCCTTGCTGGTTGAGGTGCGTGTGCTGCCGCGTGACATCGGATTCCTGCATCCAGGGCAGAAAGCCGATGTGAAGTTTACCGCCTACGACTACGCCGTCTATGGCGGAGCGGAGGGCGAGGTGGAGCTGATTGGCGCGGATACGATCTCCGACGAAAAAGGAAATTCGTTTTATCTGGTTCGCGTACGCACCCGCCATGCGGCGGTGGGCGACGGAGATGTGCTGCCGATCATTTCAGGAATGCTTGCCGACGTCCATATTCTTACAGGCAAACGAAGTTTGCTGCGGTACCTGCTGAAACCAGTGTTGCGAGCCAAGGCCAACGCATTGACTGAGCGCTAG
- a CDS encoding type I secretion system permease/ATPase: MSCESLMDSEVREQGQAGHVDPLLDCLAEITRIHGKPWTALALGSGLPLVNNRLTPALLPRAAARAGCSARLSQRRLADINPSLLPAILLLRGNSACVLLEVREGSCLVCYPEVGASAVEISADLLDEQYLGVTCYVRPQFRFEPRASILRPDKGKHWFWSAVLDNSGLYRDALLAAVLINAFALSMPLFTMNVYDRVVPNNAVETLWVLVAGISLVLVFNFILTALRANVVDAASKRVDINLSALIMERVLNIRLEEKPESVGAFASNLRSFEVIRDFIASASLTTLVDLPFLALFLLALAWISPWLMAPPLVAILVVLLVSVVAQARMKSLTNSSFRAASQRNATLVEALAGLETVKALNAQGTIQRKWEQSTRFIAHLGAKLRWVSATTVSFVQLMQQLVSVAVVTIGVYLVHDAQLSLGGIIAASMIAGRCLAPLGQVAGLLLQYHNARASLGSIDGYMNLPMERSDANAYLARPSLNGSIEFRDVSFTYPAAGQPALKHINLRIAAGERVAIIGRIGSGKTTLEKLILALYAPTEGAVLVDGVDIRQIDPADLRRAVGYVPQDPVLMYGSLKENIAMSQPFADDMSILAAAELSGVAEFANLHPQGFDMPIGERGDSLSGGQRQSVAIARALLGSPPILLLDEPSSNMDNVSEAHLKKRLQAAAQGKTVILVTHRTALLELVDRLIIVEGGCIVADGPRQQVMADLRGARISGGVRSHAS; the protein is encoded by the coding sequence ATGAGCTGTGAATCGTTGATGGACAGCGAAGTCCGTGAGCAAGGGCAAGCGGGCCACGTGGATCCATTGCTGGATTGCCTGGCCGAGATAACGCGCATTCACGGCAAGCCTTGGACCGCCCTCGCCTTGGGCAGCGGACTGCCCTTGGTGAACAATCGGCTGACGCCGGCGCTGCTTCCGCGTGCCGCTGCGCGGGCCGGTTGCTCGGCCCGATTGTCACAGCGACGGCTTGCCGACATCAATCCTTCGCTATTGCCCGCGATCCTCCTGTTAAGGGGCAATAGCGCATGCGTGCTGCTGGAAGTCCGTGAGGGCTCCTGCCTGGTCTGTTATCCGGAGGTGGGTGCCAGCGCGGTCGAGATTTCGGCCGACTTGCTCGATGAGCAGTATCTTGGGGTGACATGCTATGTTCGCCCGCAATTTCGTTTCGAGCCTAGAGCGTCCATTCTCAGGCCGGACAAGGGGAAGCACTGGTTCTGGAGTGCTGTTCTCGACAACAGCGGGCTATATCGGGATGCGCTGTTGGCCGCGGTATTGATCAATGCATTCGCATTATCCATGCCCCTTTTTACGATGAACGTGTACGACCGCGTGGTCCCGAACAATGCGGTGGAAACACTGTGGGTCCTGGTGGCGGGCATTTCGTTGGTGCTGGTTTTCAACTTTATTCTGACCGCATTGCGAGCCAACGTCGTGGACGCCGCCAGCAAGCGCGTCGATATCAATCTATCGGCCCTGATCATGGAGCGGGTGCTGAATATACGCCTGGAGGAGAAGCCGGAATCGGTCGGGGCATTTGCGTCGAACCTGCGTTCATTCGAGGTGATCAGGGACTTCATCGCATCGGCGTCGCTTACGACACTGGTCGACCTTCCCTTCCTTGCGCTTTTTCTTCTCGCGCTGGCATGGATTTCACCCTGGCTGATGGCGCCGCCGCTGGTGGCCATCCTTGTCGTGCTGCTGGTTTCCGTGGTGGCGCAGGCCCGCATGAAGTCCTTGACGAATTCCTCGTTCCGGGCGGCTTCCCAGCGCAACGCGACGTTGGTGGAGGCTCTCGCCGGACTGGAAACAGTGAAGGCGCTCAATGCGCAGGGGACGATTCAGCGCAAGTGGGAGCAATCGACCCGTTTTATTGCGCACCTGGGCGCCAAGCTCAGATGGGTATCGGCAACGACAGTCAGTTTTGTGCAGCTGATGCAGCAACTGGTATCGGTCGCCGTGGTGACGATAGGCGTCTACCTGGTGCACGATGCCCAGCTGTCCCTTGGAGGCATTATTGCCGCTTCGATGATAGCGGGTCGTTGCCTGGCGCCCTTGGGTCAGGTAGCGGGCCTGCTCTTGCAGTACCACAATGCCCGCGCATCGCTGGGCTCCATCGATGGCTACATGAATCTGCCAATGGAGCGGTCGGATGCAAATGCCTATCTGGCGAGGCCCTCACTGAACGGCTCGATCGAGTTTCGCGATGTGTCGTTCACATACCCGGCTGCAGGACAGCCGGCGCTGAAGCATATCAATTTGCGTATCGCCGCAGGTGAAAGGGTCGCAATTATAGGCCGGATAGGCTCCGGAAAGACAACGCTGGAGAAATTGATTCTTGCTCTATACGCGCCAACGGAAGGGGCCGTATTGGTCGATGGCGTCGATATTCGCCAGATCGACCCGGCCGATCTGCGCCGGGCGGTCGGGTATGTGCCTCAAGATCCGGTATTGATGTATGGAAGCCTGAAGGAAAACATCGCCATGAGCCAGCCGTTTGCCGACGATATGTCGATCCTGGCCGCGGCGGAACTGTCCGGCGTGGCGGAATTCGCCAATCTGCATCCGCAAGGCTTCGATATGCCGATAGGCGAACGCGGCGACTCGCTTTCGGGAGGCCAGCGCCAGTCGGTAGCCATCGCCCGTGCGCTGCTCGGCAGCCCGCCCATATTGCTGCTCGATGAACCCAGCAGCAATATGGATAATGTCAGCGAGGCACACCTGAAAAAAAGATTGCAGGCCGCGGCGCAGGGCAAGACAGTGATATTGGTTACCCATCGCACGGCGCTGCTTGAGCTGGTTGATCGATTGATCATCGTGGAAGGCGGCTGCATCGTGGCCGACGGGCCCCGGCAGCAAGTAATGGCCGACCTGCGAGGCGCCCGCATCAGTGGCGGGGTGCGTAGCCATGCAAGCTGA
- a CDS encoding TolC family outer membrane protein, translating to MLKFSLRPFTISLALAAATPVCGAASSGTTVASLPEVVERTVLQNPEIKARYQDFVSSLEAQNVARGGYFPRVNAQGWTGREYRNSASGSGTDRWSRNGYNLELRQLIFDGFRTSGSVEQTGFEKLAKYYELQALTDATAAEAAQAYLDVQRYRELNTLAKENFALHEQTLAQIRERTASGVGRRVDLEQAVGRLALAQSNWLTEKGNLLDVEQRYMRITGSAPAVKLMAAPKSSFQMPENPEDFSAYMRGNPGLLSKQASVQAAGSGIDVAKSQFSPTLELRASTGTDRGQYGTDTRTHSTNVQLVMSYNLFNGGADRARIRQTTAQRYAQVDLRNHTCRNLYQDLSIAWNNVARLREQLPFLRAHRVATQKVRDGYHQQFQIGQRSLMDLLDTENELFQANRAYVNAQYEQRILEYRWLSLAHRILPALELAPPEVERPEEGSKLDLGEELLAACATAAPDTSLLTPVGIEYGEGEMPPTLVYEKS from the coding sequence ATGCTCAAGTTTTCTCTTCGGCCCTTCACAATTTCTCTAGCTCTGGCTGCGGCGACACCTGTATGCGGCGCGGCTTCCTCCGGAACTACTGTTGCAAGTTTGCCTGAGGTGGTGGAGCGAACGGTGCTGCAGAATCCCGAAATCAAAGCTCGATATCAGGATTTCGTGTCTTCGCTGGAGGCGCAAAACGTTGCTCGCGGCGGCTACTTCCCGCGCGTGAATGCACAAGGATGGACGGGTAGGGAATACCGGAACAGTGCATCGGGATCCGGCACTGATCGCTGGAGCCGAAACGGATACAACCTGGAACTGCGCCAGCTGATATTTGATGGATTTCGTACGAGCGGAAGCGTGGAGCAGACCGGCTTCGAAAAGCTCGCCAAGTACTACGAGCTGCAAGCGTTGACCGATGCCACCGCAGCCGAGGCGGCCCAGGCCTACCTTGATGTGCAGCGCTATCGCGAACTGAACACGCTGGCAAAAGAAAACTTTGCCTTGCATGAGCAAACGCTTGCACAGATACGCGAGCGGACCGCTTCCGGTGTGGGAAGGCGTGTGGACCTGGAGCAGGCGGTCGGCCGGCTGGCTCTGGCGCAATCCAACTGGTTGACGGAGAAAGGCAACCTGCTGGACGTGGAGCAGCGTTACATGCGGATTACGGGATCTGCGCCGGCCGTGAAACTGATGGCCGCGCCGAAGTCCTCTTTTCAGATGCCCGAAAATCCGGAAGATTTTTCGGCCTACATGCGAGGAAACCCCGGCTTGCTTTCCAAGCAGGCGAGCGTGCAGGCGGCCGGCAGCGGCATAGACGTGGCCAAGTCCCAATTTTCGCCGACGCTGGAGTTGAGGGCGTCCACCGGCACGGACCGCGGACAATACGGAACAGACACTCGTACGCATAGCACCAATGTGCAACTGGTAATGAGCTACAACCTGTTCAACGGTGGAGCGGACCGGGCGCGCATACGTCAAACGACTGCGCAGCGCTATGCGCAAGTCGATCTGCGCAATCATACCTGCCGCAATCTGTACCAGGACTTGTCCATTGCCTGGAACAATGTGGCGCGCTTGCGGGAGCAGTTGCCCTTCTTGCGTGCTCACCGCGTCGCCACGCAAAAAGTACGGGATGGGTATCACCAGCAATTCCAGATAGGCCAGCGGTCGCTGATGGATTTGCTGGACACCGAAAACGAGCTTTTTCAGGCCAATCGGGCATACGTGAATGCTCAGTATGAGCAGCGCATTCTCGAGTACCGCTGGCTGTCCCTTGCTCACCGCATTCTTCCCGCGCTTGAGCTTGCGCCGCCCGAGGTCGAGCGGCCTGAAGAGGGCAGCAAGCTGGACCTTGGGGAAGAGCTACTGGCCGCATGCGCGACCGCCGCGCCCGATACCTCTCTCTTGACCCCGGTCGGAATCGAATACGGTGAGGGAGAAATGCCCCCGACCCTGGTCTACGAAAAATCGTGA
- a CDS encoding response regulator: protein MVAKVTSFVPGGAMGWTAFSIEAQLRIVNFPAMPFHNPTLPKFHILLIDDSPDELRLLIETLRGTRCRISVAFDGLQGYERAVARVPDLILLDVRMPKLDGFAVCRQLKANPRTARSPVIFLSSASDLDERLTGLREGAVDYILKPFSPEEVLARVQIHLALASRADGGEPEDGNTESGESSKQVLVQAAKRYLLERLADAPSLQALADALGSNPKRLTRAFKDVTDGTVFEFLRLERMLLAKRLLMETTLSIATISEEVGFSSAANFSTAFLEYSGLSPSAYRNAGPRVEAAPLQGENNK from the coding sequence ATGGTTGCGAAAGTTACGTCCTTTGTGCCAGGCGGCGCAATGGGATGGACAGCATTTTCTATAGAAGCTCAGTTAAGAATAGTAAATTTTCCTGCGATGCCATTTCATAACCCGACACTTCCAAAGTTCCATATTCTGCTTATTGACGACAGTCCGGATGAATTGCGCTTGCTGATCGAGACGCTAAGAGGCACGCGGTGCCGGATCAGCGTGGCGTTCGACGGCCTTCAGGGATACGAACGGGCTGTTGCCAGGGTGCCCGATCTGATACTGCTGGATGTGCGCATGCCTAAGCTGGATGGCTTTGCGGTATGCCGTCAGTTGAAAGCCAATCCCAGGACCGCCCGGTCGCCCGTGATATTTTTGAGTTCGGCAAGCGATTTGGACGAGCGCCTGACCGGGCTGCGCGAGGGGGCTGTGGATTATATCCTGAAGCCGTTTTCGCCCGAAGAAGTGCTGGCTCGGGTACAGATACATCTGGCCCTGGCATCAAGGGCGGATGGCGGGGAGCCGGAAGATGGCAACACGGAAAGCGGGGAAAGCAGCAAGCAGGTTCTGGTGCAAGCGGCGAAGCGCTATCTACTCGAGCGCTTGGCCGATGCGCCCAGCCTTCAGGCGCTTGCCGACGCGCTTGGCTCGAATCCCAAACGCCTGACGCGGGCATTCAAGGATGTAACGGATGGAACGGTATTCGAGTTCCTTCGTCTTGAGCGCATGCTCCTGGCAAAAAGACTGCTGATGGAAACAACATTGAGCATTGCCACGATTTCAGAAGAGGTAGGTTTTTCCAGTGCCGCCAACTTCTCCACGGCCTTCCTGGAATACAGTGGATTGTCTCCATCGGCCTATCGAAACGCCGGACCTCGCGTCGAAGCCGCGCCTCTTCAAGGCGAAAATAACAAATAA